Within the Arachis duranensis cultivar V14167 chromosome 10, aradu.V14167.gnm2.J7QH, whole genome shotgun sequence genome, the region ttacaaTATTGGACCTACCCAAAAGCTTCAGCCAATTTGAATTCTCTTGGAATGTATCTTCTAGCTTTCTCTGCCTTCACAAGATGGAGTTAATACAAGGCACTGATAAACAAAGAAACAGAACAGTTAATGAAAGAAACAATTCCCATTTCCCACAAATTAAAGTTGAACATACATAAACAACAGTTAGAGAAAGATTCATTGTTACAATTTTGCAGACTTAATGAATTACCTTCCTCTAAATACCCATGGACGCTTACCATAGAACCATACCCAGATGAAGAAGATGATTTTGCTTCTACAGCTTCTATAAACTCTGAATAAAAACAGAATGCAAATAATCATTcatatataaatgcatgtaaTTAGAGAGCAAGAAGAACTTAATTATTGCCTTTAAAGCTGTTTCAGCTGTATCGAAAATCATGACACATCACTGTATCGAAAATCAAAAGCTGTTTCTTTTTCCTTGGCATTTCAATTCCAAAAACTACTTCAGTTAATTCGATTTGAGGAATATTCATAACACATTACTGTATCAGCTTAAGTATAAACTTACAAAACTAACCAAACTAACTAAACACTAGCTTGCTTTAACAGTATTGCTAATTTAAGAAAACATTATTTCATACTGAATCAGCAATTAATGTTTAAAACAGAAGAACAAGATCAGAGTATGGTACCGAAACATTACCACAAGCCACAGTGCATTCCTCGCTAGTTGCACtagcttgatttagcttggCACTCGATACCTAAAACcaacaaacaaaaatattttaaaagtgaaAGATCATAAATCGAAGTAGTTGAAGTGAGAGAAGAAACTTACAGAGATCCATGATGTGGTTCCTGCAGATGGCACAGTCATCCACAACAATATTTGCAATCAATAACAGAAGCATTTGATATTAATAACTTCAAAGTGCGAGATAATCGTACTAAAAAATAGGAACAAGTTAGGGTTTAAGGAAAAACGAACCCCAAGCCCAGAGAGCAACAGCGTTCCACTTCTTGATCTCGAAGAGCTTGGGCTTCTTGGTGGAAGGGCCAGCGGCGCTGCTGGAGGGCTGGCCGGCGGGGACCATAGGAACATCAGAATCAAGTGTCGCATTAATCTCTTCCTTTCTCTGGCGGAGGGGGCACTAACGGAGGGGTTGTGAGAGAGGTTGACTAACGAGTGTTATTGGAAGCGAGAGTGAGAACGCCAGCGAAGAACGGCCACTGCTCCTGTGTGAGAAggatggaggaggaggagaagagcgCGGTAGCTGGGACTCGCGAAGGCGCCATGAAAGCGACAACGAACCCACCACCGCTGCTGCCGTCCTGCGTGTCAGCGTGAGAAGGATGGAGGAGGAGTACATTAGGGTTAGGGAGAGAGGGGGCGCCGCTGCTGCGTGATTAAGGGTTAGGGGAATGGGGAATAAGGGTTTTGTTAGAaacgaaaagttaaaaatttttttgggaacttttttggccacgcttttaaagcgtgccaaaaAAGTTATAAGAaacggccacgcttttaaaacgcCAGTATAAGAAAATCCTGTCACCACACTTTTAAAGCGTGTCTGTTTTTCTCTATGGCTATGCTTTTtaagcgtggcaaaaaaaagTGGTCAAATCTCTATTAAATAGCCACCCTCAACAAAGCGTGGCCATTGACTACTTTtagccacgcttttgaagcgtggcagAAAAAACGTGGCCGTTTCTCTAATCAATTGCCACCCTTACAAAAGTGTGGCCATTGACCCTTTTCGCCACGATTTTGAAGCGTAGAGAAAAAAATGTGGCCAAATCTCTATTCAATCGCCACCCTCACAAAAGCATGGACATTGACcacttttggccacgcttttaaagcgtgacaaaaaaaagtgtggccatagacctttttcttgtagtgcgtTAAACGCGAGACTCGCCAAAAGGATTGCACAATTTGATGTTAGGAGTGGAATTTGACGCCATCAAACTGGCGTTTGATGCCATCTACTTGCAATACAGCCCAAGATCCAAGGAAATCATTCTGAGCTTTCGAATTAATGACAAGATTTGATTAGATTGAATGGCGAAGATCCATTTTCAAGGAAAATCTCTTAGCACAATTAATTATTCAAGAAATTGATGGTTGATTAGGTTAGgagaaattgaattgccaaGGGATTGGGGTTCCATTTATTTAgggtttgccatgaattatATCTCTGCATAATCAAAGTAGATAGCAATAATTGTTAATCTACCTTTACCTATGCCTATATGAATATCTTCAAGTTGTAGATCCAAAGCGAGTAGTTACTTTAGTAGAGCCAGTTGATTCCGGCGATTCTGTTGATAATCAAGCCCAACT harbors:
- the LOC107470052 gene encoding uncharacterized protein LOC107470052 isoform X2; this encodes MRHLILMFLWSPPASPPAAPLALPPRSPSSSRSRSGTLLLSGLGVSSAKLNQASATSEECTVACEFIEAVEAKSSSSSGYGSMAEKARRYIPREFKLAEAFGYSYG